A DNA window from Candidatus Neomarinimicrobiota bacterium contains the following coding sequences:
- a CDS encoding glycoside hydrolase family 30 protein has translation MKQISFLLVVGVVFLACSPIGEDAAGIRKFSTRDRVVSVYTTAENTDLRLTLTGTSSFEPAEQAKETEVSIFVNPAKSFQTFWGIGGALTDASAEVFAKLPAEKQEEFLKSYYDVNEGIGYTLARVPIHSCDFSSGSFTYISDTDKELKTFSIEHDQEFRIPFIKKAILAAGGKLPLYASPWSPPPHMKSNGEMLHGGSLLPEYYDSWALYYTKFIKAYEAEGMPIWGITLQNEPMATQTWESCIYTAEQERDFLKNHLGPTMVREGLHDKKIIVWDHNRDLIAERAHTIFGDPEASKYAWGIGFHWYETWTGSDPNFNNLSNVTEAYPDKKLVFTEGCAERFIDGRYEYWPNAERYGNSMINDFNHGTVGWTDWNVLLDETGGPNHVGNLCFAPVHANTKTGELVYTPSYYYIGHFSKFVRPGARRISTSASRTHLESTSFMNEDGKMVTVVMNSTDESIEYKLYIRMQAVTETIQAHAMQTLVY, from the coding sequence ATGAAACAAATAAGTTTTTTGCTAGTTGTTGGTGTGGTTTTTTTGGCGTGTTCACCCATTGGGGAAGATGCTGCCGGGATTCGGAAATTCTCAACCAGGGACAGAGTTGTTTCTGTCTATACCACTGCTGAAAATACGGATCTAAGACTCACGCTCACAGGGACAAGCTCATTTGAGCCAGCAGAGCAGGCTAAGGAAACTGAAGTTTCCATTTTTGTAAACCCTGCAAAATCATTTCAGACCTTCTGGGGTATCGGTGGAGCTCTAACGGATGCTTCGGCAGAGGTGTTCGCAAAGTTGCCAGCCGAAAAACAGGAAGAATTTCTCAAATCCTATTATGATGTGAACGAAGGAATCGGCTACACACTGGCACGCGTACCCATTCACTCCTGTGATTTTAGCAGTGGCAGTTTTACCTATATTTCTGATACAGACAAAGAGTTAAAGACTTTTAGCATTGAGCATGATCAGGAATTCCGTATCCCTTTCATTAAAAAAGCCATTCTAGCTGCTGGTGGCAAGCTCCCTCTATATGCGAGCCCGTGGAGTCCCCCACCCCATATGAAAAGCAATGGTGAAATGCTTCATGGGGGCAGTTTGCTCCCGGAGTATTATGATTCCTGGGCACTGTACTATACAAAATTCATCAAAGCATATGAAGCTGAGGGTATGCCCATCTGGGGTATTACTCTCCAAAATGAGCCCATGGCTACACAAACCTGGGAGTCCTGTATCTACACGGCTGAACAAGAGAGAGATTTTTTGAAAAATCATCTTGGACCCACCATGGTGCGGGAAGGATTACACGACAAAAAAATTATCGTCTGGGATCATAATCGCGATCTCATCGCTGAACGCGCTCATACCATTTTTGGTGACCCTGAAGCATCCAAATATGCCTGGGGCATCGGATTCCACTGGTATGAAACCTGGACAGGTAGTGACCCCAATTTCAACAACCTGAGCAATGTGACCGAAGCCTATCCTGATAAAAAGCTGGTCTTCACAGAGGGGTGTGCCGAACGCTTTATTGATGGACGATATGAATACTGGCCCAATGCCGAGCGCTATGGAAACTCAATGATTAATGATTTTAATCATGGGACTGTAGGGTGGACAGATTGGAATGTATTGCTCGATGAAACCGGTGGTCCAAACCACGTGGGTAATCTTTGCTTCGCTCCAGTTCACGCCAACACAAAGACCGGCGAATTGGTCTATACTCCCAGTTATTACTACATCGGACATTTTTCAAAATTTGTTCGTCCCGGTGCCAGGCGTATCAGTACTTCAGCCAGCAGAACTCATCTGGAGAGTACATCCTTTATGAATGAGGACGGCAAAATGGTGACCGTCGTGATGAATAGCACTGATGAGTCAATTGAGTATAAACTCTATATCAGGATGCAGGCAGTTACAGAGACGATCCAGGCTCACGCCATGCAAACGCTGGTGTACTAA